From Arcticibacter tournemirensis, one genomic window encodes:
- a CDS encoding DUF2231 domain-containing protein, translating to MDKVSAIWRTELWHPLSVHYPIAFLILSTILGILIFILGNRHNFETRLRFTMSLLLWSGTLLLWLAFYTGKLAYSVEVRRICDPFVLKNHLYWANVTSFVFSAATITDVLQKIAAIKINKLLVLVTVILMIAGSICLGYTGHLGASLVYEQGAGVHQPASDCSDYK from the coding sequence ATGGATAAAGTTTCAGCTATTTGGAGAACGGAGCTCTGGCATCCTTTGTCAGTCCATTATCCAATAGCATTTTTGATATTAAGCACCATTCTTGGTATTTTAATCTTCATTCTTGGTAATAGACATAATTTTGAAACTCGCCTGAGATTTACGATGTCATTACTTTTATGGAGCGGCACATTACTTTTGTGGCTTGCGTTTTATACAGGCAAGTTGGCTTACAGCGTAGAAGTTAGAAGAATTTGTGATCCGTTCGTACTAAAGAATCATCTCTATTGGGCAAACGTCACCAGCTTTGTTTTTTCTGCTGCAACAATCACAGATGTTCTTCAAAAAATTGCAGCTATTAAAATAAATAAATTGCTTGTGCTTGTTACAGTTATTTTAATGATTGCCGGATCAATTTGTCTCGGTTATACCGGCCATCTTGGAGCATCATTGGTTTATGAGCAGGGTGCGGGAGTTCATCAGCCAGCTTCAGATTGCAGTGACTATAAATAA
- a CDS encoding DUF6660 family protein, which yields MKFTASILTIVILAMHFLPCSDAFAMNKSSRYDSVQKSADNDTHKDIDECTPFCSCACCAIPSVTQAQIAIKVHVPDYSNTYRPHIPGDFIDVSLPIWQPPQLG from the coding sequence ATGAAGTTTACAGCTTCCATATTGACTATCGTTATTTTAGCAATGCATTTTTTGCCTTGCTCCGATGCTTTTGCCATGAACAAAAGTAGCCGATATGACTCTGTACAAAAATCTGCCGACAATGATACACATAAGGATATTGATGAGTGTACCCCTTTTTGCTCTTGCGCCTGCTGCGCTATCCCATCTGTAACGCAAGCTCAAATCGCAATAAAAGTTCATGTGCCGGACTATTCAAATACATATAGGCCACATATACCCGGCGATTTTATCGATGTTAGCCTTCCTATCTGGCAACCTCCTCAATTAGGTTAA
- a CDS encoding cation diffusion facilitator family transporter, translating to MEISDNKIIIPNRGLRTTLIGIIVSGILAIIKALGGVFGHSYALIADAIESTADIFTSSMLWLGLKWSAKPADKEHPYGHGKAEALTAIGIALALTIAAFIIAKESIHNIITPHKVPEAYTLIILVVVIATKELLYRYVLKTGLEINSGAVKADAFHHRSDAITSAAAFIGITIGLIGGKGYEVADDWAALFASLIIVINAYKICRPAIGELLDEDLEPELNQKVKQLAAEIQDVILVEKCHTRKMGVMNHADLHIWVDKNLTVEQGHDIAHKVKNHVQKSLPQFIDVMIHVEPAKHIFNLYL from the coding sequence ATGGAAATTTCAGACAACAAAATTATAATACCAAATAGAGGTTTAAGAACTACTTTAATAGGCATCATAGTAAGTGGCATCCTTGCAATCATTAAGGCTTTGGGCGGTGTCTTCGGACATTCGTACGCTTTAATAGCCGATGCTATCGAATCCACTGCGGATATTTTTACATCCAGTATGCTATGGCTGGGACTAAAGTGGTCTGCTAAACCGGCAGATAAGGAACATCCTTATGGGCATGGTAAAGCAGAGGCACTAACAGCGATTGGAATAGCCCTTGCTTTAACTATTGCAGCCTTTATTATAGCTAAAGAAAGTATTCACAATATTATAACTCCTCATAAAGTTCCTGAAGCATATACCCTGATCATTCTTGTTGTCGTGATCGCAACCAAAGAGCTGTTATATAGATATGTTTTAAAGACAGGATTGGAAATCAACAGTGGAGCAGTAAAAGCAGATGCATTTCATCATCGGAGTGATGCCATAACTTCTGCCGCAGCCTTTATAGGAATTACCATTGGTTTAATTGGCGGTAAGGGCTACGAAGTAGCGGATGATTGGGCGGCGTTATTTGCCTCTTTAATTATTGTGATCAATGCTTATAAAATTTGCAGGCCCGCTATCGGTGAATTGCTTGATGAAGACCTTGAACCTGAACTAAATCAAAAAGTCAAACAACTGGCTGCTGAAATTCAAGACGTAATCCTCGTTGAAAAATGTCATACCCGAAAAATGGGTGTTATGAACCATGCAGACCTTCATATATGGGTAGACAAAAATCTGACGGTAGAACAGGGACATGATATAGCCCATAAAGTGAAGAACCATGTGCAAAAAAGCCTTCCCCAGTTTATAGATGTAATGATCCATGTGGAACCGGCAAAACACATTTTTAACTTGTATTTATAA